One stretch of Priestia megaterium DNA includes these proteins:
- a CDS encoding GNAT family N-acetyltransferase, whose amino-acid sequence MKSALQTQYPFMIQQKEQSITFRSVSFAKDFERLYKWMHEPHVIPYWNLNISKQAYEQHLKTFLADSHQKLLIGEIDGVPMSYWESYTVEGDIISNYYPYEKGDQGIHLLIGEPAFLGKGYIYPLLLSLLKHKFEVAGTAKVIAEPDIRNEKMIAVFKKCGFQFIKEVSLPDKTGVLLKCERKVFERRWSEWNNGTF is encoded by the coding sequence ATGAAATCAGCATTACAAACGCAGTATCCATTTATGATTCAGCAAAAGGAGCAGAGCATCACCTTTCGCTCTGTTTCTTTTGCAAAAGATTTCGAACGGCTGTACAAGTGGATGCATGAACCGCATGTTATTCCGTATTGGAATTTAAATATTTCAAAACAGGCGTATGAGCAGCATTTAAAAACATTTCTAGCTGATTCCCATCAAAAACTGCTAATTGGAGAAATTGACGGTGTACCTATGAGCTATTGGGAATCTTATACGGTTGAAGGCGATATTATCAGTAACTATTACCCTTATGAAAAAGGAGATCAAGGGATTCATTTATTAATTGGAGAACCTGCTTTTTTAGGAAAAGGCTATATTTATCCGCTCCTTCTTAGTTTGCTAAAGCACAAGTTCGAGGTAGCAGGTACTGCTAAAGTAATAGCGGAACCAGATATACGAAATGAAAAGATGATTGCAGTATTTAAAAAATGCGGGTTTCAATTTATAAAAGAAGTGTCGCTGCCTGATAAAACAGGTGTATTGCTGAAATGTGAAAGAAAAGTATTTGAAAGAAGGTGGAGCGAATGGAACAACGGTACGTTTTAG
- a CDS encoding pyridoxal phosphate-dependent decarboxylase family protein: protein MAPFEKWFLSSSKESLENYEAMIVGMTEVIKRHYRELQSPYTHINVNDLTNLVNRSVYFSEHEQPLEDLFDDVQALVLNHSLHISHPGAMAHLHCPPIIPALAAEVMISALNQSMDSWDQSPAATYIEDQVIDELTKQIGYPSSSSGVFTSGGTQSNYMGLLLARNEYCHAAFSIDVSEEGLPFEAKKLRIFCSEKAHFTVQQSAAQLGLGMNAVVSVKCNERHEMDIENLEEAIREVKEKGNLPFAIVATAGTTDFGSVDPLFEMSELAKKEGLWLHADAAYGGALLFSHKYRERLKALEQADSITMDFHKWFYQPVSCGAFLLKDQAMFKHIQLHADYLNPEEDEYVHLVDRSIQTTKRFDALKLWLTFRAVGTNEYGKMVDHTIETAKQTAEHLRKQRNIAVLNDPYMNAVVFRYVPDTLYGDCQKQQHYENKLNQLIQQHLYEKGTFIMAKTKHNEQAYLKLTMLNPMITVDSVATQLEEVVALGKELEKKEERLRERSVIG from the coding sequence GAGAATTATGAAGCGATGATAGTTGGAATGACTGAGGTGATTAAACGTCACTACCGTGAATTACAATCGCCTTATACTCACATTAACGTTAATGATTTAACGAACTTAGTCAATCGTTCCGTCTATTTTAGCGAACACGAACAGCCGTTAGAAGATCTGTTTGATGACGTACAAGCGTTAGTTCTAAACCATTCACTTCATATTTCTCATCCCGGAGCAATGGCGCACTTGCATTGTCCTCCCATTATACCGGCCCTTGCTGCGGAAGTGATGATTTCTGCTTTGAATCAATCTATGGACTCGTGGGATCAAAGTCCGGCAGCTACGTATATAGAAGATCAAGTGATTGATGAGTTAACAAAACAAATTGGTTATCCAAGCTCTTCTTCGGGCGTTTTTACAAGCGGAGGGACTCAGTCGAATTATATGGGACTTCTGCTTGCTCGTAATGAATATTGTCATGCTGCATTTTCAATTGATGTTAGCGAAGAAGGCTTACCGTTTGAAGCTAAAAAACTGCGGATTTTCTGCTCGGAAAAAGCCCACTTTACGGTGCAGCAATCTGCAGCTCAGCTTGGACTGGGCATGAATGCAGTGGTGAGTGTAAAGTGCAACGAGAGACATGAGATGGATATAGAAAATTTAGAAGAAGCGATACGGGAAGTCAAAGAAAAGGGGAACCTTCCTTTTGCTATTGTGGCAACGGCAGGCACGACGGATTTTGGAAGCGTAGATCCTCTTTTTGAAATGAGTGAGCTAGCTAAAAAAGAAGGGCTTTGGCTTCATGCTGACGCCGCTTATGGAGGAGCGCTGCTATTTTCACATAAATATCGTGAACGCTTAAAAGCTCTTGAACAAGCAGATTCTATTACGATGGATTTTCATAAGTGGTTTTATCAGCCGGTAAGCTGCGGTGCATTTCTACTGAAGGATCAAGCTATGTTTAAACACATTCAGCTTCATGCAGATTATCTAAATCCTGAAGAAGATGAGTATGTTCATTTGGTAGATCGCAGTATTCAAACAACAAAACGATTTGACGCCTTGAAGCTATGGCTGACTTTCCGTGCAGTAGGTACAAATGAGTATGGAAAAATGGTTGACCATACGATTGAAACGGCTAAGCAAACAGCTGAACATTTACGAAAGCAAAGGAATATTGCGGTGTTAAATGATCCTTATATGAACGCGGTTGTATTTCGCTATGTGCCAGATACTTTATATGGTGATTGTCAAAAACAGCAGCATTATGAAAATAAGTTGAATCAGCTTATTCAGCAGCACTTATACGAAAAAGGCACTTTTATCATGGCAAAAACAAAGCATAATGAGCAAGCTTATTTAAAGCTAACGATGTTAAATCCTATGATTACAGTTGATTCTGTTGCCACTCAGTTAGAGGAAGTCGTGGCTTTAGGAAAAGAGTTGGAGAAAAAGGAGGAGCGATTACGTGAACGCTCAGTTATCGGCTAA
- a CDS encoding MFS transporter — MISPRFVFICLFMTMTSEVLLSPFYPQYFTNAFHVDGVAMTSFFIICCRIVVIVMTPLWGMLLKKWKVKHIIVASLLMTALVKVILSEVSTFYGFLATSLVLLVFQSSLYLLYPYLVGGMKNGQKKASAATTYVFIVHTAIIVASLFGSTIIAWEMPLKVYQYFALADMVLAVWLLTRKASSLKKEKIPPYIQSINEPIFFYLLAIFFFHLGHNVIRPYFTLFTNETYGMSSQGSALLYVMPSIMAIVLKLTVPTKLFNGKVIPLFYGVTGASALLLCLQAYADHLSMFIISRILYGAGFYLSMVILDIYLFQKSKEGAAYYYSWLIAVQNIALLIAPLLALEISKVNLALPLAAGAAALLAASAVMPLRNKTIPILRQVKENEG; from the coding sequence ATGATTTCTCCGCGTTTTGTTTTTATCTGTTTGTTTATGACCATGACGTCGGAAGTGTTATTATCACCATTTTATCCGCAGTATTTTACAAATGCTTTCCATGTAGATGGAGTCGCAATGACGTCTTTTTTTATTATTTGCTGCCGGATTGTGGTTATTGTTATGACTCCTTTATGGGGAATGCTGCTTAAGAAGTGGAAAGTAAAACATATAATCGTAGCGTCACTTCTAATGACAGCCTTAGTTAAAGTCATTCTGAGCGAAGTTTCTACTTTTTATGGGTTTTTAGCCACTTCGTTAGTATTACTTGTGTTTCAAAGCAGTTTATATCTTTTATACCCATATTTAGTAGGCGGCATGAAAAATGGACAGAAAAAGGCAAGTGCTGCAACAACCTATGTATTTATTGTTCATACGGCTATTATTGTCGCTAGCTTGTTTGGAAGTACGATTATTGCATGGGAAATGCCGCTTAAAGTATATCAATACTTTGCTTTAGCTGATATGGTACTGGCCGTATGGCTCTTAACAAGAAAAGCTTCATCTTTAAAAAAAGAAAAAATACCACCATACATTCAAAGTATAAACGAGCCTATTTTTTTCTATTTGCTGGCTATTTTCTTTTTTCACCTTGGACACAATGTCATTCGCCCTTATTTTACATTGTTTACAAATGAAACATATGGCATGAGCAGTCAAGGCAGCGCTTTGTTATATGTGATGCCGAGCATTATGGCGATCGTCTTAAAGCTTACGGTACCTACAAAGCTATTTAATGGCAAAGTTATACCGCTTTTTTATGGCGTAACGGGTGCTAGTGCTTTACTGCTATGTTTGCAAGCATATGCCGATCATCTCAGCATGTTTATTATAAGCCGAATTTTATATGGAGCCGGGTTTTATCTCAGCATGGTTATACTTGATATCTATTTATTTCAAAAAAGCAAAGAAGGAGCTGCTTACTATTACAGCTGGCTTATTGCTGTTCAAAATATTGCCCTGCTGATTGCACCGCTTTTAGCACTAGAAATCAGCAAAGTAAATTTAGCGCTTCCTTTAGCAGCTGGTGCCGCTGCTTTGCTAGCTGCTAGCGCTGTAATGCCGCTGCGTAATAAAACAATCCCTATTCTAAGACAAGTAAAGGAGAATGAAGGATGA
- a CDS encoding lysine N(6)-hydroxylase/L-ornithine N(5)-oxygenase family protein — MEQRYVLDVIGVGVGPFNLGLAALIDKTDCTYKCFEQKNEFNWHPGMLLEGTTLQVPFMADVVTMVDPKSPYTFLNYLHEHERLYQFYFFEKFHIPRNEYNHYCRWVASQLSGLEFNSTVIEVKMHEEAKPFYEVTVEKEGKLHTYYSYHLVTGVGTQPVVPRDFQTVASNTFYHSAHYKMKREQTLKAKSITVIGSGQSAAEIVYDLLQQQPQFDYKLNWYTRSKGFYPMEYSKLGLEHFSPDYTRYFYRLPEEKKESVLRNQALLYKGISFETIGDIYDLIYERTIGGKEVPLTMRALTELAGVEKTNDTHLLTLHQYEQDSFEKEESEIVIMATGYHAKEPAFMEGLKEHLLFDEKGQLKINELYQVEMKKKGAPLFVQNGELHTHGVGAPDLGLGAYRNAVLINQIAGESVYKIYKNTVFQKFGF, encoded by the coding sequence ATGGAACAACGGTACGTTTTAGACGTAATTGGAGTAGGAGTTGGTCCATTTAATTTAGGATTAGCAGCTTTGATTGATAAAACAGATTGTACATATAAATGTTTTGAACAAAAAAATGAGTTTAATTGGCATCCAGGAATGCTTTTGGAAGGGACAACTCTTCAAGTTCCGTTTATGGCGGACGTGGTCACGATGGTGGATCCGAAGAGTCCGTACACGTTCTTAAATTATTTGCATGAGCATGAGCGCTTGTATCAGTTTTATTTCTTTGAGAAGTTTCATATTCCGAGAAATGAATACAATCACTATTGCCGCTGGGTAGCGAGCCAGCTGAGTGGGCTTGAATTTAACAGCACAGTAATAGAAGTGAAAATGCATGAAGAAGCTAAACCTTTTTATGAAGTAACGGTTGAAAAAGAAGGAAAGCTTCATACCTATTACAGCTATCATCTTGTAACCGGAGTAGGTACGCAGCCCGTGGTGCCAAGAGACTTTCAAACAGTGGCAAGCAATACGTTTTATCACTCCGCTCATTATAAAATGAAGCGTGAGCAAACGCTGAAGGCTAAAAGTATAACCGTAATTGGCTCTGGTCAAAGCGCAGCTGAAATTGTCTATGACTTACTTCAACAGCAGCCTCAGTTTGACTATAAGCTGAATTGGTATACTCGCTCAAAAGGGTTTTATCCGATGGAATATTCAAAGCTTGGCCTTGAACATTTTTCACCTGATTATACCCGCTATTTTTACAGATTGCCTGAAGAGAAAAAAGAGAGCGTTTTACGAAATCAAGCTCTTTTATACAAAGGAATAAGCTTTGAAACGATCGGTGATATTTATGATTTGATTTACGAACGAACAATTGGAGGAAAAGAAGTGCCGCTAACGATGCGCGCGCTTACGGAACTTGCAGGCGTTGAAAAGACAAACGATACACATCTTCTTACTCTTCACCAATACGAGCAGGACTCGTTTGAAAAAGAAGAAAGTGAAATTGTCATTATGGCCACGGGCTATCATGCAAAAGAGCCTGCTTTTATGGAAGGTTTAAAAGAACATTTGCTGTTTGATGAAAAAGGACAGCTGAAAATTAACGAACTCTATCAAGTTGAGATGAAGAAAAAAGGAGCCCCGCTATTTGTTCAAAACGGAGAGCTTCATACACACGGGGTTGGAGCACCAGACTTAGGTTTAGGCGCTTATCGCAATGCGGTTTTGATTAACCAAATTGCAGGCGAAAGCGTGTATAAAATATATAAAAATACTGTTTTCCAAAAGTTTGGATTTTAA
- a CDS encoding IucA/IucC family protein: MNAQLSANFITMQNMINCYIRETGKGVWESVSEMKSEERLVLRLEKQPVTLYFPVKYRSATGRHLFFSNFSYRIQQGELKELDIVTLLAFLLKEVTDHLLQVNELIVRVLLSYENMKLFIEKRQKELETCYKWDKTFLESEQSLLIGHQLHPTPKSRQGILPEEEEVFGPEVNGKFQLHYFKAHKSLVAEQSAGSQTASQLIKEQLKKDKTVSEEFIQLYCQADDYSLIPMHPLQARYLLGKEEVCEWIQKGRLAYLGPHGQPFYPTSSVRTVYSEDADVMYKFSIPVKITNSLRVNKRKELSRGVEVSRLLQKGLQAELQENHPAFQVIEDPAYIALGKKELGFEVMIRSNPFQGEQGDRTTLLASLCQDHVFGKASQIENIINYIAASENSTNEDISKRWFKRYLDVSFHPMMWLYTQKGIALEAHQQNSVIKLDENGYPSVFYYRDNQGYYFMKSKEQELRKLLPSLNGESDTVCDDAVAEERFRYYVFFNHILGLVNAFGAAGLVQESDLLLILRQEIEMYKEKDHTGLVSSMLEEKVLPCKANFLTRVHDMDELVGSLETQSVYVNVKNPLYESAGVRV; the protein is encoded by the coding sequence GTGAACGCTCAGTTATCGGCTAATTTTATTACGATGCAAAACATGATTAATTGCTATATTCGAGAAACAGGTAAGGGAGTATGGGAGTCCGTTTCAGAAATGAAAAGCGAGGAAAGGCTCGTTCTTAGACTAGAAAAACAGCCGGTAACTCTTTACTTTCCAGTAAAGTATCGCTCAGCCACCGGACGTCACTTGTTCTTTTCAAACTTTTCTTATCGTATTCAGCAAGGGGAGCTTAAGGAGTTAGATATCGTCACTCTTTTGGCCTTTCTTTTAAAAGAAGTAACGGATCATTTACTACAGGTGAATGAGCTAATTGTACGTGTGCTATTAAGCTATGAAAATATGAAATTGTTTATTGAAAAAAGACAGAAAGAGTTAGAGACGTGCTATAAATGGGACAAAACGTTCTTAGAATCTGAGCAGTCATTGCTTATTGGCCACCAGCTGCATCCGACACCTAAAAGCCGTCAAGGAATATTACCTGAAGAAGAAGAGGTGTTTGGACCTGAAGTGAACGGGAAATTTCAGCTTCATTATTTTAAAGCACATAAATCTCTTGTTGCAGAACAGTCCGCTGGGAGTCAAACCGCTTCACAGCTTATTAAAGAGCAGCTGAAAAAAGATAAGACAGTTTCTGAAGAATTCATACAGTTGTATTGCCAAGCGGACGATTATTCACTTATACCTATGCATCCGCTGCAAGCTCGTTATCTTTTAGGAAAAGAAGAAGTGTGTGAATGGATTCAAAAAGGCAGGCTTGCTTATCTAGGGCCACACGGTCAGCCGTTTTATCCGACTTCGTCTGTTAGAACCGTATACAGTGAAGATGCAGATGTGATGTACAAATTTTCTATTCCGGTGAAGATTACTAATTCACTGAGAGTGAATAAACGCAAAGAATTAAGCAGAGGGGTAGAAGTTAGCCGTTTATTGCAAAAGGGATTACAGGCGGAGCTTCAAGAAAATCATCCGGCTTTTCAAGTGATTGAAGACCCTGCTTACATCGCGCTTGGAAAAAAGGAGCTTGGGTTTGAAGTCATGATTCGAAGCAATCCTTTTCAAGGTGAGCAAGGGGACCGAACAACACTTCTAGCAAGTTTGTGTCAAGATCATGTGTTTGGGAAAGCTTCTCAAATTGAAAATATTATTAATTATATTGCTGCAAGTGAAAATAGCACGAATGAAGACATAAGCAAGCGCTGGTTTAAACGCTATTTAGATGTCTCTTTTCATCCTATGATGTGGCTTTACACTCAAAAAGGAATTGCGCTGGAAGCTCATCAGCAAAATTCCGTTATTAAACTTGATGAAAACGGATATCCATCGGTGTTTTACTACCGTGACAACCAAGGCTATTACTTTATGAAATCAAAGGAACAAGAGCTTCGCAAGCTGCTTCCTTCCTTAAACGGAGAAAGCGATACGGTATGTGATGACGCTGTAGCAGAAGAAAGATTTCGTTATTACGTATTTTTTAATCATATTTTAGGATTGGTTAATGCTTTTGGTGCAGCTGGCCTCGTTCAAGAGTCAGATCTGCTATTGATTCTGCGACAAGAAATAGAGATGTACAAAGAAAAAGATCATACAGGGCTTGTTTCATCAATGTTAGAAGAGAAAGTGCTGCCCTGCAAAGCCAATTTTTTAACGCGCGTTCATGATATGGATGAGCTGGTAGGCTCTCTTGAAACGCAGTCTGTTTACGTAAATGTTAAAAATCCTCTGTACGAATCTGCAGGTGTACGTGTATGA